AGGCAGGAATAGGTCAGAAACCGTTTTTACGGCCTCCACGGTGCCGAACACCTCATCCTGATCAAGGGTTTGGTCGAGGGTTTCGACTTCCACATATACGATATCTCCGAGTTCTTTCTGGGCGAAGTCGGTAATTCCGATGGTGGCAATATCTCCGTCAAGGCTCGCCCATTCGTGGTCTTTGGTGTAGCGTAAGTTGGCTGGTATGTTCATGGTGTCGTTATTTAGTTCGTCAAAGGTATTGTTTCCGTTGGTGATTCGAAAGTCATCAATTGCCGAAATTATAGCGAAGGGTGAAGCCGCTTCGGATGTTGGTAATTGGGAAGGCCGTCGAAATAACCGCTTTCGAAAACGAGTGGTCATAATAGAA
This genomic interval from Flavobacterium sp. HJ-32-4 contains the following:
- the gcvH gene encoding glycine cleavage system protein GcvH — translated: MNIPANLRYTKDHEWASLDGDIATIGITDFAQKELGDIVYVEVETLDQTLDQDEVFGTVEAVKTVSDLFLPLAGEIIEFNEELERTPELVNSDPYGKGWMIKVRVSDAAAFDELMTSEAYKDLIGA